One Myxococcaceae bacterium JPH2 genomic window carries:
- a CDS encoding acyltransferase domain-containing protein, with product MSDAVDGVERIAIVGLSGRFPGARDLKGFWDNLRRGADARRVPTDAELDEAGVPRAMREQPQWVRASYVLEDASHFDAALFGYSPREAELMDPQQRLFLECSLEAMEHAGYDPERISGAVAVFGATSPSSYLLRALTRQPDLLDTAGTYALMLANDKDYLTTRVSHRLGLRGPSVAVQTACSSSLVAIHLACQSLLSGESDMALTGGTSVSFPQTAGYLYQEGMILSPDGYCRAFDADAKGTVRGAGAAVVVLKRLSDAVKDRDTIHAVILGTAINNDGSAKVGYTAPSVEGQAAVVAEALGIAGVEPGDIQYVEAHGTGTPLGDPIEVAALNQAFGGTELGAQRCVLGSLKASIGHLDAAAGVAGVMKTVLALQNRELPPTPHFQRPNPAIDFAGGPFFVTSEARPWESRGGPRRAGVSAFGIGGTNAHVVLEEAPPPSAATASRRPWHVLTLSARTPAALEAATTRLAEHLDANPSLPLADVAYTLQVGRRAYEHRRVLVCRDTADAREALRDARRALGGSGTNTRRPVVFVFSGQGTQHVGMARGLYESEPVFRKHLDACCDALTPRLGRDLRAVLFPAQGGEEAEALLRRTELAQPALFAVEYALAQLWRSLGVEPEAMVGHSLGEYVAACLAGVFSLEDALSLVATRGRLMQALPSGSMLSVHLPEAELSPLLPSGVSIAAANAPGLTVASGPEADIVALEAALTQRGVETRRLHTSHAFHSAMMDPVLEAFSREVARVRLSPPKIPYVSNLTGTWVTEAVATDPRAWTRHLREAVRFGDAATLLLQNSERVFLEIGPGNALATLLRRNAPAGTHPMVLTSLPGPRDAQQDALSHLTEATGRLWLAGGRVELSRGYKGEPRRRVGLPGYPFQRERFDLLRGPPPARAAVAASAVRASSDVRGLELSAPVWPRTPASVTVPSLQGQRWLVLESDTALAARVTERLRGAGADVVTLVAPERGDAPAQRRYAVSPETMGETLERLRDEGWTPERIAYLWPLTAMGTPASEATLDVTFHGLMALGRAVGPSAEAAPVSLYVVTRGARDVTGEEPLDPWQAAAVGACRVMAQEYPGLRSRAVDVTWPGEQAELTSPWVERLVAELAQDSSDGVALRGAHRHVEAFEPGAEPTASASLKQGGVYVIVGGLGRVGLALAEELTAAARPRLVLLSRKGLPAPEEWNAWLSGHDAKDVTSRAIERVRGLERAGAQVLALRADAGEPGELERAFQLAESRFGTVDGVFYAAGDGGMSARIPVAESTREASAPLLRARLGGLTQLVSVLASRKPDFVAVHSSLTTVLGGMACSAVAAAHAGMDALVARQARGVGTRWFAVDWDVWGVGEGFRPEAVIPPAEGFRLLRGLLTLPQGGRWVVTRGSLATRRQAATTGQAQATAGAATPANRHPRPPLANPFLAPRDETEERVAGIWRDLLGVEEVGVTDNFFELGGHSLLGVQVLSRIREAFHVELPMRALFDSPTVEVMSVAIVEASAKQVDPAELEALLAELEQG from the coding sequence ATGAGTGACGCAGTGGATGGCGTGGAGCGGATCGCGATTGTCGGCCTGTCGGGGCGCTTCCCCGGGGCGCGCGACCTGAAGGGTTTCTGGGACAACCTGCGGCGCGGCGCGGATGCGCGACGGGTGCCCACCGACGCGGAGCTGGACGAAGCCGGCGTGCCGCGCGCCATGCGCGAGCAGCCCCAGTGGGTGCGCGCGTCGTACGTGCTGGAGGATGCGAGCCACTTCGACGCGGCGCTGTTCGGCTACAGCCCGCGCGAGGCGGAGCTGATGGATCCGCAGCAGCGCCTGTTCCTCGAGTGCTCGCTCGAGGCGATGGAGCACGCGGGCTATGACCCCGAGCGCATCTCGGGCGCGGTGGCCGTGTTCGGCGCCACGAGCCCCAGTTCGTATCTGCTGCGCGCGCTCACCCGCCAGCCGGACCTGCTGGACACCGCCGGCACGTACGCGCTGATGCTGGCCAACGACAAGGACTACCTCACCACGCGCGTGTCGCACCGACTGGGCCTGCGCGGCCCCAGCGTCGCGGTGCAGACGGCGTGCAGCAGCTCGCTCGTGGCCATCCACCTGGCCTGCCAGAGCCTGCTGTCGGGTGAGAGCGACATGGCGCTCACGGGCGGCACCTCCGTGTCGTTCCCGCAGACGGCGGGCTACCTGTACCAGGAGGGGATGATCCTCTCCCCGGACGGGTACTGCCGAGCCTTCGACGCGGACGCCAAGGGCACGGTGCGCGGCGCCGGCGCGGCGGTGGTGGTGCTCAAGCGCCTCTCCGACGCGGTGAAGGACCGGGACACCATCCACGCGGTCATCCTGGGCACGGCCATCAACAACGACGGCTCCGCGAAGGTGGGCTACACGGCCCCCAGCGTGGAGGGCCAGGCGGCCGTCGTCGCCGAGGCGCTCGGCATCGCGGGCGTGGAGCCCGGCGACATCCAGTACGTGGAGGCGCACGGCACCGGAACGCCCCTGGGCGACCCGATTGAAGTGGCCGCGCTGAATCAAGCGTTCGGTGGCACGGAGCTCGGCGCGCAGCGCTGTGTGCTCGGCTCGCTCAAGGCGAGCATCGGCCACCTGGACGCCGCGGCGGGTGTGGCGGGCGTGATGAAGACGGTGCTCGCGCTCCAGAATCGCGAGCTGCCGCCCACGCCGCACTTCCAGCGCCCCAACCCGGCCATCGACTTCGCGGGCGGGCCCTTCTTCGTGACGTCCGAGGCCCGGCCTTGGGAGTCGCGGGGCGGACCTCGCCGCGCGGGCGTGAGCGCCTTCGGCATCGGCGGCACCAACGCGCACGTGGTGCTGGAGGAGGCACCTCCCCCGTCCGCGGCCACCGCATCGCGCCGCCCGTGGCACGTGCTCACGCTGTCGGCTCGGACGCCCGCCGCGTTGGAGGCGGCCACGACCCGGCTGGCCGAGCACCTGGACGCGAATCCGAGCCTGCCCCTGGCCGACGTGGCCTACACGCTGCAAGTGGGGCGTCGCGCGTACGAGCACCGCCGTGTGCTCGTGTGCCGTGACACCGCGGACGCCCGCGAGGCGCTGCGTGATGCGCGGCGTGCGCTCGGTGGCTCGGGCACGAACACGCGCCGTCCGGTGGTGTTCGTGTTCTCTGGTCAGGGCACGCAGCACGTGGGGATGGCGCGCGGCCTCTATGAGTCCGAGCCTGTCTTCCGCAAGCACCTGGACGCGTGCTGCGACGCGCTGACGCCTCGACTGGGGCGTGACTTGCGCGCGGTGCTCTTCCCCGCCCAAGGCGGCGAGGAGGCCGAGGCCCTGCTGCGGCGCACGGAGCTGGCGCAGCCCGCGCTGTTCGCGGTGGAGTACGCGCTCGCACAACTGTGGCGCTCGCTGGGCGTGGAGCCCGAGGCGATGGTGGGCCACAGCCTGGGTGAGTACGTGGCCGCGTGTCTCGCGGGCGTGTTCTCCCTGGAGGACGCGCTGTCGCTCGTGGCGACGCGGGGCCGGCTGATGCAGGCGCTGCCCTCGGGCTCGATGCTCTCCGTGCACCTGCCGGAGGCGGAGCTGTCGCCGCTGTTGCCCTCGGGCGTGTCGATCGCGGCGGCGAACGCGCCGGGGCTGACGGTGGCCTCGGGGCCCGAGGCGGACATCGTCGCGCTGGAGGCCGCGCTCACCCAGCGCGGCGTGGAGACGCGGCGGCTGCACACCTCGCACGCGTTCCACTCCGCGATGATGGATCCGGTGCTGGAGGCGTTCTCGCGCGAAGTGGCGCGCGTGCGCCTGTCGCCGCCCAAGATTCCCTACGTGTCCAACCTCACCGGCACGTGGGTGACGGAGGCGGTGGCCACGGACCCACGCGCCTGGACGCGGCACCTGCGCGAGGCCGTGCGCTTCGGCGACGCGGCCACGCTGCTGCTCCAAAACTCGGAGCGCGTGTTCCTGGAGATTGGCCCGGGCAACGCGCTGGCCACCCTGCTGCGGCGCAACGCTCCGGCGGGCACGCACCCGATGGTGCTCACCTCGCTGCCGGGTCCTCGGGACGCGCAGCAGGACGCGCTGAGCCACCTGACGGAGGCCACGGGCCGACTGTGGCTCGCGGGAGGCCGCGTGGAGCTGTCGCGCGGCTACAAGGGCGAGCCGCGCCGTCGCGTGGGACTGCCCGGCTATCCCTTCCAGCGCGAGCGGTTCGACCTGCTCCGAGGACCGCCTCCCGCTCGCGCGGCCGTGGCTGCCTCGGCAGTGCGAGCCTCGTCGGACGTGCGAGGCCTCGAGTTGTCCGCGCCCGTCTGGCCTCGAACGCCGGCCTCGGTGACGGTGCCGTCGCTCCAGGGCCAGCGCTGGCTGGTGCTGGAGTCGGACACGGCTCTCGCGGCGCGCGTGACGGAGCGACTGCGGGGCGCGGGTGCGGACGTGGTGACGCTGGTGGCGCCCGAGCGCGGTGACGCGCCCGCGCAGCGCCGCTACGCGGTGAGCCCGGAGACGATGGGCGAGACGCTGGAGCGGCTGCGTGACGAGGGCTGGACGCCCGAGCGCATCGCGTACCTGTGGCCGCTGACGGCCATGGGCACGCCCGCCAGCGAGGCCACGCTCGACGTGACGTTCCACGGCCTCATGGCCTTGGGCCGCGCGGTGGGCCCGAGTGCGGAGGCCGCGCCGGTGTCGCTGTACGTGGTGACTCGCGGCGCGCGCGATGTCACGGGCGAGGAGCCCTTGGATCCGTGGCAGGCCGCGGCAGTGGGCGCATGCCGCGTCATGGCCCAGGAGTATCCGGGCCTGCGCTCTCGCGCCGTGGACGTGACGTGGCCTGGGGAGCAGGCCGAACTGACCTCGCCCTGGGTGGAGCGGCTGGTGGCGGAGCTGGCTCAGGACAGCTCCGACGGGGTCGCGCTGCGCGGCGCGCACCGCCACGTCGAGGCGTTCGAGCCCGGGGCGGAACCCACCGCGTCCGCGTCGCTGAAGCAGGGCGGCGTCTACGTCATCGTGGGCGGCCTGGGACGCGTGGGCCTCGCGCTGGCGGAGGAGCTGACGGCCGCGGCCAGGCCTCGGCTCGTGCTGCTGTCTCGCAAGGGACTGCCCGCGCCCGAGGAGTGGAACGCGTGGCTCTCGGGACACGACGCGAAGGACGTCACGTCGCGGGCCATCGAGCGCGTGCGCGGACTGGAGCGCGCCGGAGCCCAGGTGCTGGCGCTGCGCGCGGACGCGGGCGAGCCCGGTGAGCTGGAGCGCGCGTTCCAGCTCGCGGAGTCTCGCTTCGGTACGGTGGACGGCGTGTTCTACGCGGCGGGAGACGGGGGCATGTCCGCCCGCATCCCCGTGGCCGAGTCGACTCGCGAGGCGAGTGCGCCGCTGTTGCGCGCGCGCCTGGGCGGACTGACCCAGCTCGTGTCCGTCCTCGCCTCGCGGAAGCCAGACTTCGTGGCGGTGCACTCGTCACTCACCACCGTGCTGGGTGGCATGGCGTGCAGCGCCGTCGCCGCCGCGCACGCGGGCATGGACGCGCTCGTGGCGCGCCAGGCGCGCGGCGTGGGCACGCGCTGGTTCGCGGTGGACTGGGACGTGTGGGGCGTCGGCGAGGGCTTCCGCCCCGAGGCCGTCATCCCCCCCGCCGAGGGCTTCCGCCTGCTGCGCGGACTGCTCACCTTGCCCCAGGGTGGACGGTGGGTAGTGACGCGGGGCTCGCTCGCCACGCGCCGTCAGGCCGCGACGACGGGACAGGCCCAGGCCACCGCGGGCGCCGCCACACCCGCGAACCGCCACCCGAGGCCGCCGCTGGCCAATCCCTTCCTCGCACCTCGGGACGAGACCGAGGAGCGCGTGGCGGGCATCTGGAGGGACCTGCTCGGCGTGGAGGAAGTCGGCGTCACCGACAACTTCTTCGAGCTGGGCGGCCACTCGCTGCTGGGCGTGCAGGTGCTCTCGCGGATCCGCGAGGCGTTCCACGTCGAGTTGCCCATGCGCGCGCTGTTCGACTCGCCCACGGTGGAGGTCATGTCCGTGGCCATCGTCGAGGCCAGCGCGAAGCAGGTGGATCCGGCCGAGTTGGAGGCCTTGCTCGCGGAGCTGGAGCAAGGCTGA
- a CDS encoding amino acid adenylation domain-containing protein, with product MASNPDDKRARLALLLKDKQAQATKQAPLSFGQERMWFLDKWSPGSAALHMPVSVRMSGTVHLEALRQGLKLLAARHETLRTTFQDRDGRPQQVISTSAELELEVVDLSSVPEAQRDEEARARVVALSQQPFGLERGPLWRASLLRLSEREHVLLVNMHHIVSDGWSMGVFVSELAALYRACAEGQPSPLKPLPLQYAEYAAWQRDWLQGAELERQLAYWKQRLNPNALLELPADKARPALLSSRGARQVFHLSPELTQGLKALSQREGRTLFVTLLSAFQVLLSRYTGQDDVVVGTPIAGRSRTEVEGLIGLFVNMLALRADLSGRPTFREVMRRVHETTLDAYAHQDVPFERLVDGLKPERHLSHTPLFQVMFVLQNAPMPPLEAPGLVMESQPVDTGTTKYDLSLLVVDLPQGLRVTAEYSTDLFEAETATRVLAHYRELLEGVVARPDTAISQLPVLPEAERRRVLVEWNDTAAPMPEGATLTSLMEAQAARTPDAVALEYDGARLTYRELDARANQLAHALRARGVGPESRVGLCVERSLEMVVGLLGTLKAGGAYVPLDPGYPPERLTWMLEDARPTVLLAQERLLSRLPASHGAQVLTLDTGWDAIAREPTTAPDSSPTPDSLAYIIFTSGSTGRPKGAMNAHGPVVNRLLWMQAAYGLRAHDVVLQKTPFSFDVSVWEFFWPLMTGAKLVMARPGGHQEPAYLSRLITEAGVTTLHFVPSMLQAFLDEPGVESCVSLRRVVCSGEALPLELKETCLRKLPGAGLHNLYGPTEAAVDVTYHACVANDGRRSVPIGKPVANTRILILDAELQPVPQGVAGELFIGGVQVGRGYLSRPDLTAERFIPDPHAATAGARMYRTGDVARWLPDGEVEYLGRADFQVKIRGLRIELGEIESSLEKHPTVRQAVVLAREDKPGQKRLVAYVVAREGAVDAGALRAWLRDRLPEYMVPSNVVVLERMPLSPNGKADRKALPAPETGKADPSRPFEAPRTDVEQKIAQAWKELLHVEQVGLDDAFFELGGNSLLALQLHRRLTSELGAKLALTELFQYPTVRSLSERLSRRDEAPAVDAAQAGRARAEARRTVNRRVGSTRGRVETDGEMDE from the coding sequence ATGGCGTCCAACCCCGATGACAAGCGCGCCCGATTGGCGCTGCTGCTGAAGGACAAGCAAGCGCAGGCGACGAAGCAGGCGCCGCTGTCCTTCGGCCAGGAGCGCATGTGGTTCCTGGACAAGTGGAGTCCGGGCAGCGCCGCGCTCCACATGCCCGTGTCGGTGCGGATGTCCGGCACGGTGCACCTGGAGGCGCTGCGCCAGGGCCTCAAGCTGCTGGCGGCGCGCCATGAGACGCTCCGCACCACGTTCCAGGATCGCGACGGTCGGCCGCAGCAGGTCATCTCGACCAGCGCCGAGCTGGAGCTGGAGGTCGTGGACCTGTCCAGCGTGCCCGAGGCTCAGCGCGACGAAGAGGCCCGCGCGCGCGTGGTGGCGCTCTCGCAGCAGCCCTTCGGGTTGGAGCGCGGGCCGCTGTGGCGCGCCTCGCTCCTGCGGCTGTCGGAGCGTGAGCACGTGCTGCTCGTCAACATGCACCACATCGTCTCGGACGGGTGGAGCATGGGCGTGTTCGTCAGCGAGCTGGCCGCGCTCTATCGCGCATGCGCCGAGGGACAGCCGTCCCCGCTGAAGCCCCTGCCCCTCCAGTACGCCGAGTACGCCGCGTGGCAGCGCGACTGGCTCCAGGGCGCGGAGCTGGAGCGTCAGCTCGCGTACTGGAAGCAGCGGCTCAACCCGAACGCGCTGCTGGAGCTGCCGGCGGACAAGGCTCGGCCCGCGCTGCTCAGCTCGCGCGGCGCGCGGCAGGTCTTCCATCTGTCCCCCGAGCTGACGCAGGGACTCAAGGCCCTCTCGCAGCGCGAGGGGCGCACGCTGTTCGTCACGCTGCTGTCCGCCTTCCAGGTGCTGCTGTCGCGCTACACGGGCCAGGACGACGTGGTGGTGGGCACGCCCATCGCGGGCCGCTCGCGCACGGAGGTCGAGGGGCTCATCGGCCTGTTCGTCAACATGCTCGCCCTGCGCGCGGACCTCTCCGGACGCCCGACCTTCCGCGAGGTGATGCGCCGCGTGCACGAGACGACGCTGGACGCGTACGCGCACCAGGACGTCCCCTTCGAGCGACTGGTGGACGGCCTCAAGCCCGAGCGACACCTGAGCCACACGCCGCTGTTCCAGGTGATGTTCGTGCTCCAGAACGCGCCCATGCCGCCCCTGGAGGCACCGGGGCTGGTGATGGAGTCGCAGCCCGTGGACACGGGCACGACGAAGTATGACTTGTCGCTGCTCGTGGTGGACCTGCCCCAGGGGCTTCGTGTCACCGCCGAGTACAGCACTGACTTGTTCGAGGCGGAGACCGCGACGCGCGTGCTCGCGCACTACCGCGAGCTGCTGGAGGGCGTGGTCGCCCGGCCGGACACGGCCATCTCCCAGCTCCCCGTGCTGCCGGAGGCCGAGCGCCGCCGCGTGCTCGTGGAGTGGAATGACACCGCGGCGCCCATGCCCGAGGGCGCCACGCTCACGTCGCTGATGGAGGCGCAGGCGGCTCGGACTCCGGACGCGGTCGCGCTGGAGTACGACGGCGCGCGGCTCACCTACCGGGAGTTGGACGCGCGGGCCAATCAGCTGGCGCACGCGCTGCGCGCGCGAGGCGTGGGTCCTGAGTCTCGCGTGGGCCTGTGCGTGGAGCGCTCGCTGGAGATGGTGGTGGGGCTGCTCGGCACGCTCAAGGCGGGCGGGGCCTACGTGCCGTTGGACCCGGGCTATCCGCCCGAGCGCCTCACGTGGATGCTGGAGGACGCGCGTCCCACGGTGCTGCTCGCGCAGGAGCGGCTGCTGTCGCGGCTGCCTGCCTCGCACGGCGCCCAGGTACTCACGCTGGACACGGGCTGGGACGCCATCGCGCGCGAGCCCACCACGGCGCCGGACTCGAGTCCCACGCCGGACTCGCTCGCGTACATCATCTTCACCTCGGGCAGCACGGGCCGGCCGAAGGGCGCGATGAACGCGCACGGCCCCGTCGTCAACCGCCTGCTGTGGATGCAAGCTGCTTACGGGCTGCGCGCCCACGACGTGGTGCTGCAGAAGACGCCGTTCAGCTTCGACGTCTCCGTCTGGGAGTTCTTCTGGCCGCTGATGACGGGCGCGAAGCTCGTGATGGCGCGGCCCGGTGGCCACCAAGAGCCGGCGTACCTGTCTCGGCTCATCACCGAGGCGGGCGTGACGACGCTGCACTTCGTGCCGTCCATGCTCCAGGCCTTCCTGGACGAGCCCGGCGTGGAGAGCTGCGTCTCGCTGCGCCGCGTGGTGTGCAGCGGTGAAGCGCTGCCGCTGGAGCTGAAGGAGACGTGCCTGCGCAAGCTGCCCGGCGCGGGGCTGCACAACCTCTACGGCCCCACCGAGGCGGCCGTGGACGTGACCTATCATGCGTGCGTGGCGAACGACGGGCGCCGCTCGGTGCCCATCGGCAAGCCGGTGGCGAACACGCGCATCCTCATCCTGGACGCGGAGCTGCAGCCCGTGCCGCAGGGCGTGGCGGGCGAGCTGTTCATCGGCGGCGTGCAGGTGGGCCGGGGCTACCTGTCCCGGCCGGACCTCACCGCCGAGCGCTTCATTCCGGATCCGCACGCGGCCACGGCCGGCGCGCGCATGTACCGCACGGGTGACGTGGCGCGGTGGCTGCCGGACGGGGAGGTCGAGTACCTGGGCCGCGCGGACTTCCAGGTGAAGATTCGCGGCCTGCGCATCGAGCTGGGCGAGATCGAGTCCTCGCTGGAGAAGCACCCCACCGTGCGACAGGCGGTGGTGCTGGCGCGCGAGGACAAGCCCGGCCAGAAGCGGCTCGTGGCGTATGTGGTGGCGCGCGAGGGCGCGGTGGACGCAGGCGCTTTGCGCGCGTGGCTGCGCGACCGGCTGCCCGAGTACATGGTGCCGTCCAATGTCGTGGTGCTGGAGCGCATGCCGCTCAGCCCCAACGGCAAGGCGGACCGCAAGGCGCTGCCCGCGCCGGAGACGGGCAAGGCGGATCCGTCGCGGCCCTTCGAGGCGCCGCGCACGGACGTGGAGCAGAAGATTGCCCAGGCGTGGAAGGAGCTGCTCCATGTGGAGCAGGTCGGTCTGGATGACGCCTTCTTCGAGCTGGGTGGCAACTCGCTGCTGGCGCTCCAGCTGCATCGCCGGTTGACGTCGGAGCTGGGAGCGAAGCTGGCGTTGACGGAGCTGTTTCAGTACCCCACGGTGCGCTCGCTGTCGGAGCGCCTGTCGCGCCGAGACGAGGCGCCCGCGGTGGACGCGGCGCAGGCCGGGCGGGCTCGCGCCGAAGCGCGCCGCACGGTGAACCGTCGGGTGGGCAGTACGAGGGGACGCGTGGAGACGGACGGAGAGATGGATGAGTGA